A window from Luteibacter flocculans encodes these proteins:
- a CDS encoding NAD-dependent epimerase has protein sequence MKILVTGTAGFIGSHVAMRLLARGDEVIGLDNLNDYYDVTLKQARLERFRHDPRYVHVHADLADRDAIADVFARHRPQRVVHLAAQAGVRYAAENPHVYVSSNVTGFLHVIEGCRTHAVEHLVFASTSSVYGANRAMPFSEHQSAEHPLTLYAATKKANEQMAHSYAHLYGTPSTGLRFFTVYGPWGRPDMALFLFTRAILQGEPIKVFNHGRHRRSFTYIDDIVEGVIRCLDRPPTIDSTWDGKAPDPSSSGVAPFRLFNIGNERPVELLAYIRRLEQCLGREAIMDMLPLQPGDVPDTEADVSELRHAVGYAPQVGVEEGVERFVRWYRDYHGV, from the coding sequence ATGAAGATCCTGGTCACGGGTACGGCCGGTTTCATCGGTTCCCACGTTGCCATGCGACTCCTGGCGCGCGGCGACGAGGTGATCGGTCTCGACAACCTCAACGATTATTACGACGTGACGCTCAAGCAGGCGCGGCTGGAACGTTTCCGCCACGACCCGCGCTACGTCCACGTGCACGCTGACCTGGCAGATCGCGATGCGATAGCGGACGTCTTTGCGCGTCATCGCCCGCAGCGCGTCGTGCACCTGGCTGCGCAGGCCGGCGTGCGTTACGCGGCGGAGAACCCGCACGTCTACGTATCGAGCAACGTCACAGGTTTCCTGCACGTCATCGAAGGATGTCGCACGCATGCGGTCGAACACCTGGTCTTCGCGTCGACCAGCTCGGTCTATGGCGCGAATCGCGCCATGCCGTTCTCCGAACACCAGTCGGCCGAGCATCCGCTGACGCTGTACGCCGCCACGAAGAAGGCCAACGAACAGATGGCGCATAGCTACGCCCACCTGTATGGCACGCCATCCACCGGCCTCCGCTTCTTCACCGTATACGGTCCATGGGGCCGGCCGGACATGGCGCTGTTCCTGTTCACCCGGGCGATCCTCCAGGGCGAGCCGATCAAGGTGTTCAACCACGGTCGGCACCGGCGCAGCTTCACTTACATCGACGATATCGTCGAAGGGGTGATCCGCTGCCTGGACCGTCCGCCGACGATCGATTCGACGTGGGACGGCAAGGCACCCGATCCCTCGTCCAGCGGCGTCGCCCCGTTCCGGCTGTTCAACATCGGCAACGAACGGCCGGTCGAACTGCTCGCCTACATCCGTCGCCTTGAGCAATGTCTCGGTCGCGAGGCAATCATGGACATGCTGCCGCTGCAGCCGGGCGATGTACCCGACACCGAAGCCGACGTGAGCGAACTGCGTCATGCCGTTGGCTATGCACCGCAGGTGGGTGTGGAAGAGGGTGTCGAACGCTTCGTGCGCTGGTATCGCGACTACCACGGCGTCTGA
- a CDS encoding DUF6630 family protein: protein MAYDDDYEDRDYDEDEDGEDSTETQVWQLLLLINPGDEDGAEVQFKAYQELTEEEGDEDPVRLVAQVTDWRSGFEVDADDTRALVEVINELVARWNLVLDWDGDPADDEFHEDIDGVEIFSRAFDRLREHGYTLWAREAEDDDVYAGWITRSDDDEAMRLIATQLGINLRLGSQVG from the coding sequence ATGGCTTACGACGACGATTACGAGGACCGCGACTACGATGAGGACGAGGATGGCGAGGACTCCACCGAAACCCAGGTGTGGCAGTTGCTCCTGCTGATCAATCCGGGCGACGAGGACGGTGCGGAGGTGCAGTTCAAGGCCTACCAGGAGCTGACCGAAGAGGAAGGCGACGAAGATCCTGTCCGTCTGGTGGCCCAGGTGACCGACTGGCGTTCGGGATTCGAGGTGGACGCGGACGACACGCGTGCGCTGGTGGAGGTCATCAACGAACTGGTGGCGCGCTGGAATCTCGTGCTCGATTGGGATGGCGACCCCGCCGACGACGAGTTCCACGAAGATATCGACGGCGTCGAGATCTTTTCCCGCGCGTTCGACAGGCTTCGCGAACACGGCTATACCTTGTGGGCTCGCGAAGCCGAGGACGATGACGTCTACGCGGGCTGGATCACGCGCTCGGACGACGACGAGGCCATGCGACTCATTGCCACGCAGCTCGGCATCAACCTGCGGCTGGGCAGCCAGGTCGGCTGA
- the tviB gene encoding Vi polysaccharide biosynthesis UDP-N-acetylglucosamine C-6 dehydrogenase TviB — protein sequence MQQLDKVKIGVIGLGYVGLPLAVEFGKRFPTLGFDIDLSRVRELREGDDRTLEVDREALGQATLLAYSSELDDLRECNVFIVTVPTPIDSAKRPDLTPLTRASEALGKVLKRGDVVVYESTVYPGCTEEVCVPILEKMSGLVFNQDFFAGYSPERINPGDKTHRVNNIRKVTSGSTPEAADFVDALYASIIDAGTYKVSRIKVAEAAKVIENTQRDLNIALVNDLAILFNKLGIDTLEVLEAAGTKWNFLPFRPGLVGGHCIGVDPYYLTHKAQEVGHHPDVILAGRRTNDGMGPYIAGEVIRLMVCKGLNPVGARVLMLGLAFKENCPDLRNTRVVDIIASLKTYNATIDVYDPWVDAAEAEHIYGLRPVAQPEAGAYDAIVVAVAHHQFHELGAVGIRAFGKPDAVIYDVKYVLPRDAVDGRL from the coding sequence ATGCAGCAGTTGGACAAGGTAAAGATCGGAGTGATCGGGCTGGGCTATGTGGGATTGCCCCTGGCCGTCGAGTTCGGCAAGCGTTTCCCGACCCTCGGTTTCGATATCGACCTGTCGCGCGTGCGCGAGCTGCGCGAGGGCGACGACCGCACGCTCGAGGTGGATCGCGAGGCTCTGGGGCAGGCCACGCTCCTGGCCTACAGCAGCGAGCTCGACGACCTGCGCGAGTGCAACGTTTTCATCGTGACCGTGCCGACGCCCATCGACAGCGCCAAACGCCCGGATCTCACGCCGCTGACGCGTGCGAGCGAGGCGCTGGGCAAGGTGCTCAAGCGTGGCGACGTCGTGGTCTATGAGTCCACCGTGTACCCCGGATGCACCGAAGAAGTCTGCGTACCGATCCTGGAAAAGATGTCCGGCCTGGTGTTCAACCAGGACTTCTTCGCAGGCTATAGCCCCGAACGGATCAACCCGGGCGACAAGACGCACCGGGTCAACAACATTCGCAAGGTCACGTCCGGCTCCACGCCCGAGGCCGCGGATTTCGTCGACGCGCTGTACGCCAGCATCATCGATGCCGGCACTTACAAGGTCAGCCGGATCAAAGTGGCCGAGGCCGCCAAGGTCATCGAGAACACGCAGCGCGACCTCAACATCGCGCTGGTCAACGATCTGGCGATTCTCTTCAACAAGCTCGGCATCGATACGCTCGAAGTGCTCGAAGCCGCGGGCACCAAGTGGAATTTCCTTCCGTTCCGCCCGGGCCTTGTCGGCGGCCATTGCATCGGCGTCGATCCGTATTACCTGACTCATAAGGCACAGGAAGTTGGCCACCACCCGGACGTGATTCTGGCCGGCCGCCGCACCAACGACGGCATGGGCCCGTACATTGCCGGCGAGGTGATCCGCCTCATGGTCTGCAAAGGCCTCAATCCCGTCGGCGCGCGCGTGCTGATGCTGGGCCTGGCGTTCAAGGAAAACTGCCCCGACCTGCGCAACACGCGCGTCGTGGACATCATCGCTTCGCTGAAGACCTACAACGCCACGATCGACGTCTACGATCCGTGGGTCGATGCTGCCGAAGCCGAGCATATCTACGGCCTGCGTCCCGTGGCCCAGCCCGAGGCGGGTGCGTACGACGCCATCGTCGTCGCGGTGGCACATCATCAGTTCCACGAGCTTGGCGCCGTCGGCATTCGCGCATTCGGCAAGCCCGATGCGGTGATCTACGACGTGAAATACGTGCTGCCGCGCGACGCGGTGGACGGTCGTCTATGA
- a CDS encoding LysR family transcriptional regulator: MAEVNLNRLAIFVTLVRAGSFTAAAEQLGTTKAMVSQHLARLEDELGVQLLVRSTRRMSLTDAGERFHEDCVRIVADAEAAIAQVGECRDSPMGVLRVAAAEDHGPSIVAPALAEFARHYPRVRVDLVIGDRLVDLIAERIDLSIRIGWLRDSSLRAAKLAGFRQCLVAAPDYLARHGAPRVPADLAEHAWIALTVLSSPTRWTFTDESGADHSVQTRPVASANGTLAAHAFVLAGLGVSVLPDYVVEDDLANGRLVALLPGHELPDGGVYAVYPGKHPPVKVRAFIDLLKQRLGRS; encoded by the coding sequence ATGGCCGAAGTCAATCTCAATCGTCTCGCCATTTTCGTCACCCTCGTGCGCGCGGGCTCGTTCACCGCAGCAGCCGAGCAACTGGGCACGACCAAGGCCATGGTGAGCCAGCATCTGGCTCGGCTGGAAGACGAACTCGGCGTGCAATTGCTTGTGCGCAGCACGCGGAGGATGTCGTTGACCGATGCGGGCGAGCGTTTCCACGAGGATTGCGTGCGCATCGTCGCCGATGCCGAAGCCGCCATCGCCCAGGTGGGCGAATGCCGGGACAGCCCGATGGGCGTGTTGCGGGTCGCCGCGGCCGAAGATCACGGCCCGTCGATTGTCGCGCCCGCCCTGGCCGAATTCGCCCGGCACTACCCGCGGGTGCGCGTGGACCTGGTGATCGGCGACCGCCTGGTCGATCTCATCGCGGAGCGCATCGATCTTTCGATCCGCATTGGCTGGTTGCGCGATTCGAGCCTGCGGGCGGCGAAGCTCGCCGGCTTCCGCCAGTGCCTGGTCGCCGCCCCGGATTACCTCGCGCGGCATGGGGCGCCTCGCGTGCCTGCCGATCTGGCAGAGCACGCCTGGATCGCCCTTACGGTGCTGTCCTCGCCCACGCGCTGGACCTTCACCGACGAGAGCGGGGCGGATCACTCGGTCCAGACGCGCCCGGTAGCCAGCGCGAATGGCACCCTTGCCGCGCATGCGTTCGTATTGGCCGGCCTGGGAGTCTCCGTGCTGCCGGATTACGTGGTGGAAGACGACCTCGCCAATGGCCGGCTCGTGGCCCTGTTGCCGGGCCACGAACTGCCTGATGGGGGCGTCTATGCGGTCTATCCGGGCAAGCACCCGCCGGTGAAGGTCCGCGCGTTCATCGACCTGCTCAAGCAGCGGCTGGGCAGGTCCTGA
- a CDS encoding NAD(P)-dependent oxidoreductase, producing the protein MKIVLFGATGNIGKVILDEALARGHQVTAVVRDPTRVASTHASLSVVTGDVGHPESYAQVLRGADAAIASLNDHADPANVPKQAGLLLGALTEAGVPRFAWVGGAGSLEVSPGVRVIDDPHFPDAWKPSANAQIAALDVFRASDAKVDWTYISPAAELAPGERTGAYRLGDDRLLVDAEGHSRISIADFAIGVLDRIERGDAPKKRVTFAY; encoded by the coding sequence ATGAAAATCGTGTTGTTCGGCGCCACCGGAAACATCGGCAAGGTGATCCTCGACGAAGCGCTCGCCCGCGGCCATCAGGTGACCGCCGTGGTCCGCGACCCGACCCGCGTCGCCTCTACCCACGCCAGCCTCTCCGTCGTCACGGGCGACGTGGGCCACCCCGAGTCGTACGCCCAGGTGCTACGCGGCGCCGATGCGGCCATTGCCAGCCTCAACGACCACGCCGATCCGGCCAACGTGCCGAAACAGGCAGGGCTGCTGCTCGGTGCCCTGACCGAAGCGGGCGTCCCGCGCTTCGCCTGGGTGGGCGGCGCAGGCAGCCTCGAGGTGAGCCCTGGCGTGCGCGTGATCGACGATCCGCACTTCCCCGACGCATGGAAGCCCTCGGCCAACGCGCAGATCGCGGCGCTCGACGTATTCCGCGCCAGCGATGCGAAGGTCGATTGGACCTACATCAGCCCCGCCGCCGAACTCGCCCCGGGCGAGCGGACCGGCGCCTACCGTCTCGGCGATGACCGCCTGCTGGTGGACGCAGAGGGCCACAGCCGGATCTCCATCGCGGACTTCGCGATCGGCGTGCTGGACCGGATCGAACGGGGCGATGCGCCGAAGAAGCGGGTGACCTTCGCCTATTGA
- a CDS encoding HpcH/HpaI aldolase/citrate lyase family protein has translation MRSKLFVPGGRPELFVKALASAADAVSFDLEDAVPPEAKSSARDAVAAFVGSAAMRDAAKLCIVRINAPDSPYFEDDLRAVVQPGLSLLNIPKLESADAVRAVVAALERAEALQRMAQPVGLLVNVETPRALAQAAAMASAHTRVAGLQLGLADLFEPYHVDRTDGAAVHAAMFAVKMAAASADVFAVDAAFAAVDDADGYRAEAIMARRLGFIGKTCIHPRQVALANAVFAPSPEELAVARRVVAAAADAARDGRGAFLLDGRMIDLPFVKRAQALLASHE, from the coding sequence ATGCGCAGCAAGTTGTTCGTGCCCGGCGGGCGCCCGGAACTGTTCGTCAAGGCGTTGGCCAGCGCGGCCGATGCCGTGTCGTTCGACCTTGAGGATGCCGTCCCGCCGGAGGCGAAGAGCTCGGCTCGCGATGCCGTGGCGGCGTTCGTCGGTTCGGCTGCCATGCGCGACGCCGCCAAGCTCTGCATCGTGCGGATCAACGCACCGGACAGCCCGTACTTCGAGGACGATCTGCGCGCCGTTGTGCAGCCCGGACTCAGCCTGCTCAACATCCCGAAGCTGGAATCCGCAGACGCCGTGCGTGCCGTCGTCGCTGCACTGGAACGCGCGGAAGCATTGCAGCGCATGGCGCAGCCGGTGGGCCTGTTGGTCAACGTGGAGACCCCGCGCGCGCTGGCGCAGGCCGCGGCCATGGCTTCCGCTCATACGCGCGTGGCCGGCCTGCAACTCGGCCTTGCCGATCTGTTCGAGCCGTATCACGTCGATCGCACCGATGGCGCGGCGGTCCACGCGGCCATGTTCGCGGTCAAGATGGCCGCCGCGTCGGCCGACGTGTTCGCGGTGGATGCGGCTTTCGCGGCCGTCGACGACGCCGATGGCTACCGCGCGGAGGCGATCATGGCACGCCGTCTCGGTTTCATCGGCAAGACCTGCATCCATCCGCGCCAGGTAGCGCTGGCAAATGCCGTGTTCGCGCCGTCACCCGAAGAACTGGCGGTCGCGCGACGCGTGGTCGCTGCGGCGGCAGATGCTGCGCGCGACGGGCGTGGTGCGTTTCTGCTCGACGGTCGCATGATCGATCTGCCGTTCGTCAAGCGCGCCCAAGCCTTGCTGGCGTCGCACGAATGA